The Acidobacteriota bacterium nucleotide sequence CATGCCCCAGACGCGCTTCGTGCTCCGGCGCGCCCTGGAGCACGGGCTCAAGCCCCTCGTGGTCATCAACAAGATCGACCGCCCGGGCGCCCGCCCCCACGAGGTGCTCGATGCCGTGTTCGACCTGATGCTGGAGCTGGGCGCCGACGACCGTCAGCTCGACTTCCCCGTGGTCTACACCAGCGCCGTGCACGGCTACTCCCGGCGCGAGTTCGACGACGGCAACATGGACATGCAACCGCTGCTGGACGCCATCGTGGACCACGTGCCGCCCCCGCCGTGCGACCCTGACGGCCCCGTGGCCCTGCAGGTGTGCACCATCGACTACTCCACCTTCGTGGGCCGCATCGGCATCGGCCGCGTCGCCTCGGGCACGGTGCGGAGCGGCGCGCGCATCCTGGTGGTCAAGAACGACGGCCGCCGCTCCCTGGCCACCGTGAAGCAGCTTTACACCTTCGAGGGGATGGGCCGCATCGAGACCGACGCCGCAGCGGGCGGCGACATCTGCGCCGTGGTGGGCGTCGAGGACGCCGACATCGGCGACATGTTCACCTGCCCCGAGCGCCCGGTGGTCCTCGACCCGATCCAGGTGGAGCCGCCGACCCTGTCGGTGGTGTTCGCCGCATCGACCAGCCCTCTGGTGGGGCGCGAGGGCGCCATCGTGGGCGGCCGCCAGCTCAAGGAGCGG carries:
- a CDS encoding GTP-binding protein, whose amino-acid sequence is MHTSIRNIAIIAHVDHGKTTLVDRLLQATHVFRDNQQVAERVLDSNDQERERGITILAKNIAIRHRGVKINVIDTPGHADFGGEVERVLKMADGALLIVDAFEGPMPQTRFVLRRALEHGLKPLVVINKIDRPGARPHEVLDAVFDLMLELGADDRQLDFPVVYTSAVHGYSRREFDDGNMDMQPLLDAIVDHVPPPPCDPDGPVALQVCTIDYSTFVGRIGIGRVASGTVRSGARILVVKNDGRRSLATVKQLYTFEGMGRIETDAAAGGDICAVVGVEDADIGDMFTCPERPVVLDPIQVEPPTLSVVFAASTSPLVGREGAIVGGRQLKERLLREAQSNISMVIRETPGRDGMEVAGRGILHLAVLMETMRREGYEFQVGRPQVILRQEESRVL